One Lepus europaeus isolate LE1 chromosome X, mLepTim1.pri, whole genome shotgun sequence genomic window carries:
- the UBA1 gene encoding ubiquitin-like modifier-activating enzyme 1 encodes MSSSPLSKKRRVSGPDPKPGSNCSPAQSVLPQVPSAPTNGMAKNGSEADIDEGLYSRQLYVLGHEAMKRLQTSSVLVSGLRGLGVEIAKNIILGGVKAVTLHDQGTAQWADLSSQFYLREEDIGKNRAEVSQPRLAELNSYVPVTAYTGPLVEDFLSGFQVVVLTNSPLEDQLRVGEFCHSRGIKLVVADTRGLFGQLFCDFGEEMILTDSNGEQPLSAMVSMVTKDNPGVVTCLDEARHGFESGDFVSFSEVQGMTELNGNQPIEIKVLGPYTFSICDTSNFSDYIRGGIVSQVKVPKKISFKSLSASLAEPDFVMTDFAKFSRPAQLHIGFQALHKFCAQHSRPPRPRNEEDAAELVTLARAVNSKASSAVQQDSLDEDLIRNLAFVAAGDLAPINAFIGGLAAQEVMKACSGKFMPIMQWLYFDALECLPEDKESLTEDKCLPRQNRYDGQVAVFGSDLQEKLGRQKYFLVGAGAIGCELLKNFAMIGLGCGENGEIIVTDMDTIEKSNLNRQFLFRPWDVTKLKSDTAAAAVHQMNPHIRVTSHQNRVGPDTERIYDDDFFQTLDGVANALDNVDARMYMDRRCVYYRKPLLESGTLGTKGNVQVVIPFLTESYSSSQDPPEKSIPICTLKNFPNAIEHTLQWARDEFEGLFKQPAENVNQYLTDPKFVERTLRLAGTQPLEVLEAVQRSLVLQRPQSWADCVTWACHHWHTQYSNNIRQLLHNFPPDQLTSSGAPFWSGPKRCPHPLTFDVSNPLHLDYVMAAANLFAQTYGLAGSQDRVAVATLLQSVQVPEFTPKSGVKIHVSDQELQSANASVDDSRLEELKATLPSPDKLPGFKMYPIDFEKDDDSNFHMDFIVAASNLRAENYDIPPADRHKSKLIAGKIIPAIATTTAAVVGLVCLELYKVVQGHRHLDSYKNGFLNLALPFFGFSEPLAAPRHQYYNQEWTLWDRFEVQGLQPNGEEMTLKQFLDYFKTEHKLEITMLSQGVSMLYSFFMPAAKLKERLDQPMTEIVSRVSKRKLGRHVRALVLELCCNDESGEDVEVPYVRYTIR; translated from the exons ATGTCCAGCTCGCCGCTGTCCAAGAAACGTCGCGTGTCCGggcctgatccaaagccgggtTCTAACTGCTCCCCTGCCCAGTCCGTGTTGCCCCAAGTGCCCTCGGCGCCAACCAAC GGAATGGCGAAGAACGGCAGTGAAGCAGACATTGATGAGGGCCTTTACTCCCGGCAGCT GTATGTGTTGGGCCATGAGGCGATGAAGCGGCTCCAGACATCCAGCGTCCTGGTGTCAGGCCTGCGGGGCCTGGGAGTGGAGATTGCGAAGAACATCATCCTTGGCGGGGTCAAGGCCGTGACCCTCCATGACCAGGGCACGGCCCAGTGGGCTGACCTCTCCTCCCAG TTCTACCTGCGAGAGGAGGACATAGGGAAAAACCGCGCTGAGGTGTCACAGCCCCGCCTCGCTGAACTCAACAGCTACGTGCCTGTCACTGCCTACACTGGGCCTCTGGTTGAGGACTTCCTCAGTGGTTTCCAG gtggtggtcCTCACTAACAGCCCCCTGGAGGACCAGCTGCGCGTGGGCGAGTTCTGTCATAGCCGTGGCATCAAGCTGGTAGTAGCAGACACGAGAGGCTTGTTTGG GCAACTCTTCTGCGATTTTGGAGAGGAAATGATCCTCACAGATTCCAACGGGGAGCAGCCCCTCAGCGCCATGGTTTCTATGGTCACCAAG GACAACCCTGGTGTGGTTACCTGCCTGGATGAGGCCCGACATGGGTTTGAGAGTGgcgattttgtttccttttccgaAGTACAGGGCATGACTGAGCTCAATGGAAACCAGCCCATAGAGATCAAAGTCCTGG GTCCTTACACCTTTAGCATCTGTGACACCTCCAACTTCTCCGATTACATCCGTGGAGGCATTGTCAGCCAGGTCAAAGTACCTAAGAAGATAAGCTTT AAATCCTTGTCGGCCTCGCTGGCAGAGCCTGACTTTGTGATGACGGACTTCGCCAAGTTTTCTCGCCCTGCCCAGCTGCACATTGGCTTCCAGGCCTTGCACAAGTTCTGTGCACAGCACAGCCGGCCACCTAGACCCCGGAACGAG GAGGATGCCGCAGAGCTGGTGACCCTAGCACGTGCTGTGAACTCTAAAGCCTCATCGGCAGTGCAGCAGGATAGCCTGGATGAGGACCTCATCCGGAACCTGGCCTTTGTGGCAGCCGGGGACCTGGCGCCCATCAATGCCTTCATCGGGGGCCTGGCTGCCCAGGAAGTCATGAAG GCCTGCTCCGGGAAGTTTATGCCCATCATGCAGTGGCTGTACTTCGATGCCCTTGAGTGTCTCCCCGAGGACAAAGAATCCCTCACAGAGGACAAGTGCCTCCCG CGCCAGAACCGTTATGATGGGCAGGTGGCTGTGTTTGGCTCAGACCTGCAAGAGAAGCTGGGCAGGCAGAAGTACTTCCTG gtgggtgcaggggctattGGCTGTGAGCTGCTCAAGAACTTTGCCATGATTGGGCTGGGCTGTGGTGAGAACGGAGAAATAATTGTCACAGACATGGACACCATTGAGAAATCTAATCTGAACCGACAGTTTCTATTCCGGCCCTGGGATGTCACG AAGTTGAAATCTGACACAGCTGCTGCAGCTGTGCACCAGATGAATCCACATATCCGGGTGACAAGCCACCAGAACCGTGTGGGACCTGACACTGAACGTATCTATGATGACGATTTCTTCCAAACTCTGGATGGCGTGGCCAACGCCTTGGACAACGTGGATGCCC GCATGTACATGGACCGCCGCTGCGTGTACTACCGGAAGCCGCTGCTCGAATCAGGCACCCTGGGCACCAAGGGCAATGTCCAGGTGGTGATCCCCTTCCTGACAGAGTCCTACAGCTCCAGCCAAGACCCACCTGAGAAGTCCATCCCCATCTGTACCCTGAAGAACTTCCCCAACGCCATCGAACACACTCTTCAG TGGGCTCGGGATGAATTTGAAGGCCTCTTCAAGCAGCCAGCGGAAAATGTCAACCAGTACCTCAC AGACCCTAAGTTTGTGGAGCGGACATTGCGGCTGGCGGGTACCCAGCCACTGGAGGTGCTGGAGGCTGTGCAGCGCAGCCTGGTGCTGCAGCGACCGCAGAGCTGGGCAGACTGTGTGACCTGGGCCTGCCACCACTGGCACACCCAGTATTCTAACAATATCCGGCAGCTGTTGCACAACTTCCCTCCCGACCAG CTCACAAGCTCGGGAGCTCCCTTCTGGTCTGGGCCCAAACGTTGTCCTCACCCACTCACCTTTGATGTTAGCAAC CCTCTGCACCTGGACTATGTGATGGCTGCTGCCAACCTGTTTGCCCAGACCTACGGGCTGGCAGGCTCTCAGGACCGAGTTGCTGTGGCCACCCTCCTGCAGTCTGTACAGGTCCCTGAGTTTACCCCCAAGTCTGGCGTCAAAATCCACGTTTCTGACCAGGAGCTGCAGAGCGCCAATGCTTCTGTTG ATGACAGCCGTTTAGAGGAGCTCAAGGCTACGCTGCCTAGCCCCGACAAGCTCCCTGGATTCAAGATGTACCCCATTGACTTTGAGAAG GATGATGATAGTAACTTTCACATGGACTTCATTGTGGCCGCATCCAACCTCCGGGCCGAAAACTATGACATTCCCCCTGCAGATCGGCACAAG AGCAAGCTGATTGCAGGGAAGATCATCCCAGCCATTGCCACGACCACAGCAGCTGTCGTTGGCCTTGTGTGTCTGGAGCTGTACAAGGTAGTACAGGGACACCGACACCTCGACTCCTACAAGAATGGTTTCCTCAACCTGGCCCTGCCGTTTTTCGGTTTCTCTGAACCCCTGGCTGCACCACGTCACCAG TACTATAACCAAGAGTGGACATTGTGGGATCGCTTTGAGGTTCAGGGACTGCAGCCCAACGGTGAGGAAATGACCCTCAAACAATTCCTCGACTACTTTAAG acagagcaCAAATTGGAGATTACCATGCTGTCCCAGGGAGTGTCCATGCTCTATTCCTTCTTTATGCCAGCTGCGAAGCTCAAGGAACGGTTGGACCAGCC GATGACAGAGATTGTAAGCCGTGTGTCGAAGCGAAAGCTGGGCCGCCACGTGCGGGCGCTGGTGCTTGAGCTGTGCTGCAACGACGAGAGCGGCGAGGACGTCGAAGTCCCCTATGTCCGATATACCATCCGTTAA